A genomic stretch from Microcebus murinus isolate Inina chromosome 19, M.murinus_Inina_mat1.0, whole genome shotgun sequence includes:
- the UQCC4 gene encoding ubiquinol-cytochrome c reductase complex assembly factor 4 produces the protein MSRVLCAPAAGAVRGLRLVGWASRNLHPPPGGRAGDQPAAEREEDDPDRPVQFSSSKGVPLRWSVEQSLGKEQQRPWWKVLPFSFSLMVLVIWFYLRPESDTDQWLRQALGEEVSEPGTQAAHGART, from the exons ATGAGTCGTGTCCTGTGTGCACCGGCGGCCGG GGCCGTCCGGGGGCTCAGGCTCGTGGGCTGGGCTTCCCGAAACCTGCATCCGCCGCCCGGTGGCCGGGCCGGGGACCAACCCGCGGCGGAGAGGGAAGAGGACGACCCTGACCGCCCGGTTCAGTTTTCCTCCAGCAAAGGCGTCCCGTTACGCTGGAGTGTGGAGCAGTCCCTGGGGAAGGAACAGCAGCGGCCCTGGTGGAAAGTGCTGCCCTTCAGCTTCTCCCTCATGGTTCTGGTCATCTGGTTCTACCTGAGGCCAGAGAGCGACACGGACCAGTGGTTGAGACAAGCGTTGGGAGAAGAGGTGTCGGAGCCTGGAACTCAGGCTGCCCACGGGGCGAGGACTTAA
- the PERCC1 gene encoding protein PERCC1: MAAGVIRPLCDFRLPLPPHRSFLPSDLEPTETSEEEEEEEEEEEEEEEEEELQGEGPGVCSPAPQCSGWAQAAPEAAAQGPSRPETPLRLLRFSELISSDIQRYFGRKDRGQDPDACDVYADGPAGSSARGLYYADLVHLAQDRPQEDEGAPKPGVCSPGGQAHRLGLGGDGAQPLGPLAELFDYGLRRCTGPKAAGGRGVRLERKYGHITPMTQRKLPPSFWKEPAPSPLGLLHPGTPDFSDLLASWSAEACPELPGAGAQALEGAQLAEA, from the coding sequence ATGGCCGCGGGCGTGATCCGGCCCCTGTGTGACTTCCggctgcccctgccaccccaccGCTCCTTCCTGCCCTCAGACCTGGAGCCCACAGAGACttcggaggaggaggaggaggaggaagaggaggaggaggaggaagaggaggaggaggagctgcagggTGAGGGGCCAGGGGTCTGCAGCCCGGCCCCCCAGTGCTCAGGCTGGGCCCAGGCGGCCCCGGAAGCAGCCGCGCAGGGGCCCAGCCGCCCCGAGACGCCGCTGCGGCTGCTGCGGTTCTCCGAGCTCATCAGCAGCGACATCCAGCGCTACTTTGGCCGCAAGGACAGGGGGCAGGACCCAGATGCCTGCGATGTCTACGCCGACGGCCCGGCCGGCAGCTCTGCGCGGGGGCTCTACTACGCCGACCTGGTGCACCTGGCCCAGGACAGGCCCCAGGAGGACGAGGGGGCCCCCAAGCCCGGGGTCTGCTCGCCGGGGGGCCAGGCGCACAGGCTGGGCCTCGGTGGGGACGGGGCGCAGCCGCTGGGACCCCTGGCAGAGCTCTTCGACTACGGCCTGCGGCGGTGCACGGGGCCCAAGGCGGCGGGGGGCCGCGGCGTGAGGCTGGAGCGGAAGTATGGCCACATCACCCCCATGACCCAGCGCAAGCTGCCCCCGTCCTTCTGGAAGGAgccggcccccagccccctgggccTGCTGCACCCTGGCACACCCGACTTCAGTGACCTGCTGGCCAGCTGGTCCGCCGAGGCCTGCCCCGAGCTGCCTGGCGCCGGGGCCCAGGCCCTGGAGGGGGCCCAGCTGGCTGAGGCCTAG
- the CCDC154 gene encoding coiled-coil domain-containing protein 154: MPGHCPRDPELAPAGPEHLNWRKEIPQQASDAEPKTHVQWKAGVTEAAPAMGCALGRGLCSLRVCRAGLSWARPAAPATLLASLPAGSGQGQPPPLADAPLCPLGSFQNQAVGEASQELEARPRLPPASPSPSCLPWALATTAAEVMSGASSGAGQELLAEPVNSSPSLGTSPPSRLSNIVSEDLGLLMGSLASPEALSLVLSDRDSSSHLASSPSDPEQDTAKHWTQLEQWVSSLQAEVACLRGQEERRERATRSLLRELLRVRALVQVQDSELQRLQQEAAPAAPTPEKVTPAESQNQMQALDQRLVEVREALAQIRRRQTLQDSERKATEQEVALRLAKLTDSLRHEEQGREAACSALRTSQEDAGQWVGHEVARMQAQVTTLGEEMSLRFLKREAKLCSFLQKSFLALEKRMKAAESSRLRLEGRLREELERRWELLRELMEERLRTLCGQRQQEEGHLLEQCRGLDAAVVQLTKFVRQNQASLSRVLLAEQKALDAKGRLEDGQAGALASQVQESLEVARRARELALQETHSQLSAVRAVGAGPPGSPRHTGQGRPEPGFPAPRPPPQLREKSQALEASVAQLAGQLKDLSDQFLALSCRLDLQGQMLGLRLCEAKTEWEGVEKKSLEDLARWQKEVAVHLQDMWEKVDSLPRQIEGVSDKCTLHKSDSDVRISAEGKARESEVGALRRELAALLSSVQLLKEDNHGRKIAEMQGRMATFQNQIMKLENSIQANKTIQNLQFNTESKLRSQDVAARRESAGRLRGEEGPRAPALGSCKTHTSQPRQRLFVKDLARGKAVPVNCWGLYQAVRWLRWKVTLLKLAARRRPGAVQGLPHSRACAAQLIFACPPEINVPRPCLSPGSPGGAARVESPETMMLV; the protein is encoded by the exons ATGCCTGGGCACTGTCCCAGGGACCCCGAGTTGGCCCCAGCAGGTCCGGAGCATCTGAACTGGCGGAAGGAGATTCCCCAGCAGGCCTCAGACGCAGAACCAAAAACGCATGTGCAAT GGAAGGCTGGCGTCACCGAGGCTGCCCCCGCCATGGGCTGCGCTCTGGGCCGGGGCCTCTGCTCCCTGCGTGTGTGCAGGGCTGGGCTGTCCTGGGCTCGGCCTGCTGCTCCGGCCACTCTGCTGGCGTCCCTCCCCGCGGGCTCAGGCCAGGGCCAGCCCCCACCGCTGGCAGACGCTCCCCTGTGCCCCCTCGGATCCTTCCAGAACCAGGCAGTTGGAGAGGCCTCGCAGGAACTGGAGG cCCGACCCCGCCTCCctccagccagcccctccccgtcctgcctgccctgggctctggcGACCACCGCTGCTGAAGTCATGTCAG GGGCTTCCTCTGGAGCTGGCCAG GAACTTCTTGCAGAGCCAGTGAacagcagcccctccctggggACATCGCCCCCCTCCCGGCTGAGCAACATCGTCTCGGAGGACCTGGGGCTCCTGATGGGAAGCCTGGCCAGCCCCGAGGCCTTGAGTCTGGTGTTGTCAGACAGGGACTCGTCCAGCCACCTGGCGTCCTCCCCCTCTGACCCCGAGCAGGACACGGCCAAGCACTGGACACAGCTGGAGCAGTG GGTGTCCTCGCTGCAGGCAGAGGTGGCCTGCCTGCGGGGGCAGGAGGAGCGCCGGGAGCGCGCCACTCGGAGCCTGCTGCGGGAGCTGCTGCGCGTGCGGGCCCTCGTGCAGGTGCAGGACTCAGAGCTGCAGCGGCTGCAGCAGGAGGCGGCGCCTGCCGCTCCCACCCCTGAGAAGGTTACCCCTGCCGAG AGCCAGAACCAGATGCAGGCCCTGGACCAAAG GCTGGTGGAGGTGCGGGAAGCGTTGGCTCAGATCAGGAGGCGGCAGACACTGCAGGACTCGGAGCGGAAGGCCACTGAGCAGGAGGTGGCCCTCAG GCTGGCCAAGCTGACCGACTCACTGAGGCATGAGGAGCAGGGCCGGGAGGCGGCCTGCAGTGCCCTGCGGACGAGCCAGGAGGATGCCGGCCAGTGGGTGGGCCACGAGGTGGCCAGGATGCAG GCCCAGGTGACGACGCTCGGCGAGGAGATGAGCCTGCGCTTCCTGAAGAGGGAGGCCAAGCTGTGCAGCTTCCTGCAGAAGAGCTTCCTGGCCCTGGAGAAG AGGATGAAGGCGGCGGAGAGCTCGCGGCTGCGGCTGGAGGGCCGCCTGCGGGAGGAGCTGGAGCGCCGCTGGGAGTTGCTGCGGGAGCTGATGGAGGAGCGGCTGCGCACCCTGTGCGGGCAGCGCCAG CAGGAGGAAGGCCACCTCCTGGAGCAGTGCCGCGGCCTGGATGCGGCTGTGGTCCAGCTGACCAAGTTCGTGCGGCAGAACCAGGCTTCGCTGAGCCGCGTGCTGCTGGCCGAGCAGAAGGCCCT GGATGCCAAGGGCCGCTTGGAGGACGGCCAGGCGGGAGCGCTGGCGTCGCAGGTGCAGGAGAGCCTGGAAGTGGCGAGGCGGGCCCGCGAGCTGGCCCTGCAGGAGACCCACAGCCAGCTGTCTGCGGTGAGGGCCGTGGGGGCCGGGCCGCCAGGGTCGCCCAGGCACACGGGACAGGGCAGGCCTGAGCCGGGATTCCCTGCCCCACGCCCGCCCCCTCAGCTCCGGGAGAAGAGCCAGGCCCTGGAGGCGTCGGTGGCCCAGCTGGCTGGGCAGCTGAAGGACCTGAGTGACCAGTTCCTGGCCCTGAGCTGCAGGCTGGACCTGCAGGGGCAGATGCTGGGGCTGCGGCTGTGCGAG GCAAAGACCGAATGGGAAGGTGTGGAGAAGAAGTCCCTGGAGGACCTAGCCAGGTGGCAGAAGGAGGTCGCTGTGCACCTGCAGGACATGTGGGAGAAGGTGGACAGCCTCCCCCGGCAG ATAGAAGGCGTCTCAGACAAGTGCACCCTGCACAAGAGCGACTCGGACGTCAGGATCTCTGCCGAAGGCAAGGCGAG GGAGTCCGAGGTTGGGGCTCTGCGGCGGGAGCTGGCCGCCCTGCTGTCATCCGTGCAGCTGCTCAAGGAGGACAACCACGGGCGGAAGATCGCCGAGATGCAGGGCAGGATGGCCACG TTCCAGAACCAGATAATGAAGCTGGAAAACAGCATCCAAGCCAACAAGACCATCCAGAACCTCCAGTTTAACACGGAATCCAAGCTG CGCTCACAGGACGTGGCGGCCCGGCGGGAGAGCGCAGGGCGCCTGCGGGGCGAGGAGGGCCCCCGGGCGCCGGCGCTGGGCAGCTGCAAGACCCACACGTCGCAGCCGAGGCAGCGGCTCTTCGTCAAGGACTTGGCCCGCGGCAAGGCGGTCCCCGTGAACTGCTGGGGCCTGTACCAGGCCGTGAG GTGGCTGCGGTGGAAGGTGACCCTCCTGAAGCTGGCGGCCAGGCGGAGGCCGGGAGCGGTCCAGGGGCTGCCCCACAGCCGGGCCTGCGCGGCACAGCTCATCTTTGCCTGTCCCCCAGAAATAAACGTGCCTCGACCTTGTCTG AGCCCGGGCTCCCCGGGAGGTGCAGCCCGTGTGGAGTCCCCTGAGACTATGATGTTGGTGTAG